The following DNA comes from Gopherus flavomarginatus isolate rGopFla2 chromosome 5, rGopFla2.mat.asm, whole genome shotgun sequence.
TTCATGTCATGTGGGAGGCTGATGAACTGTGGCCTGATACAGGGAGGTTTCTTTGTAAGTGATGTTGTCTCGTGTTAGCGATGGTTgagttgttctgtttttgtacgtGCACCTCGAGAGATAGGAAAGAGGCCAAAGGTCACCTGCAAAGAGGGACTGTGGATGTAGGTCTTTTTGTTAAATGGCATGACGTGCTTTGAATTGTAGAGGAGCACTCCCATTATTATACCAAGATAAGCACAGGGAGAGCGGAGGAAAGAAGGAAGATGCATAGacagtgagaaagagagagagaaaatggccaAGTTGGGTCGATATgttagaaaggaaaagaaagaagatgCTGTATCTAGGGAAATCCCAGTGGGGGGTTTAGGGACGTGGAATTGAAATACTTCTGTTGGAAGCTGGGTAGGACCCTGGGACACAGAGCACCCCTGCTCTTGCTGGAACTGTCACAATGGAATCTTTAATAACCATGAGGGGCTGGAACATTAACGACAGCAAGGGACATGACGACATTTATTTACATGACCCAGGCTCTTCAGAGTTCTTTATTTTAGCTCTTTGGGCTCCTGGCATTTTGGGGAGGCACcctcacttcccccctccccccagtaccAGTCTttctcagtggttagggcactagcctgggacttggcgGGGTTCGGTTCCCTGCCCCATCACAGACtctctgtgtgaccctgggcaaatcacttaacttctcttTGCCTCAGCTCTCCACCTGCACAATGAGGATCAACACATTAAAGACctgaagtgcttggagatctactgataaaaagcGCTATATAAGCAATAGATATTATTAATATTCCCTAAATGATCCCGCTTTGCTGCTGCCACCAGTTTGAGCCTAGATTGAAATTCCTTGCCAGCCCGCTGCTAGTGAGAACATCCAGGAGTGGTCTCTCTTTAATGATGCAAAGATCTTCCTCCCAATGACAGTGCTCAAAGCTGTTTCCATGATCCTACAGGCCCTGTGGGAGCAAAGGTCAGTGCCCAAGCTCCTGGGGGAGTTACTGGATTCAGGACAGGCCCGCAGCTGATAAACATGACTGGCTGTCCCCACTGTGACACTGCCTGATTTGCTCCACAGAGCAGGTATCTCCAGGAGAAGGACCCCTTTGGAACACAAGTTGGTTAAGTTCCTTTCAAAACAGAAACAGCTGTTGGGGGTGAAGGGAGAGAAGCGAAAGGATATGGAGCACAAAACATGACATGCCTGAAAATGACACATGACTGGCCAACGGGGAAGGGGGATTCGCCATTCTCTGTCATGAATGTCAACGAGTTACAGATGGCCCCAGACCCATCTGGGGACACGTGATGTGCCAGTAAAAGAGATTGACAGGAGACTGCTAGGCTTCATTAATGCCCCAGATGGAAAACAATTTGCTGGCCATCATCTTTGCCTCAAAGTTACAGAATTGAAAAACAGGCTAGTCTCACCCTGCTCTGCTTCAATCACTGCTGGATTTATACTGCAAGTTCTATTCATCAGCCTGTCCCCTTATATATACCTCCTCGGCCCCACCACAGCAGTCACCTGTGGCCTCCATCCCTGCCAGAAcaagccccatccaggacccctGTTCCCCTGTAGATCACAGCATAGTTTCTACCCACAGTATTTATCTCATcttcccatccatccatctatccatcccatCTCGCTTGCTCATCCTTCCATGGATCCATCCAATCATGCATCCACCCTTCTATTCCTCTACTGCATCCACCTGCAGCATCTATCAGTTGGCCCATTGTGTTCCCTCCAGCCCTTTGTCCTGCAACAGCCTATCTGTCTGTATGACTGTAACCAAAGGGAGCATGTGTCTGATGCCTGTGACATCTACAGGTTTGGTCCAGGTGGAAATGTGTCATGTGGTAATAAGGTCTGTCCATGGAGATGGTCAGAGACAGTCACGTGGAGGTCTGTCAGTCAAGGGGCTCCACCTTATCAGCGACCTTTTCCAGCTCTTTGTTACCTGTGCTGGGTAAAGGTCTGTGAGAGGCAATAGGTCCAATTCATTTTAAACCCCTGGGAACCTGGTGTGTGGGGGATACTGGATTTTCAAGTGCAAGCTACACTATAATATTTAGGCAGATTTGTAACCCGTCGTTGGCCTGGTTTGTATCCCCACAAATGTGGTTAGTATTTAGTTAATAATCGTGGCAGCTGTCCAGGTGTTTCCCTGGCTAACAGGTTAGGTGGAGCCATGGTTGTCATCCTGTTGTGAGTGTGTAGCACAGTGCTTTACTGACCCTATAAGTGTGTCTTTGTAACAGACTTGGCCAGTCTTTCTGCCTCCCGGCTGTCTGTGACAGGACATCCCAGACTGCTTTGCCTCACATGCTGCCCTCTGTGTCTGTCCTCTGGGTACACTAGCATCATCGGAGGCACTGCAACACCCAGAGAACACCCAAACTCAGATAGTCAGTGGTTTTATATTAACAACCCTGTGGGATTTTTGCTGTAGGCTTTGTCACAATGGCATGGTAGGAACTGAAATCTTGAGGCTTAAGGGGGTAAAGGATGGGAAATCAAACATCTGGGCCCTGAAATTCTTCATGAGGAGACACCAATTCCACCTCTTGCATTAATCTCCACTCTGAGGCCTGAGACATTGACTCCGAAATCATGTGGTCTATCTTCCTGCTTCCCCATTGCCTCCTGCCCTTGCTGTGTCCTATCCACTCTCTCAAGCCAgcaaccagcagggggcaggaggcatGTATGGGGAAGGCAGGGACGGATTGGCGTGACAAGGAAGGGCAGAGACCATGGCCAACTGGACTAGGGAGGAGACCAGACCTAGGGATGTGGGCAAGGGGAAGGCCTCCTTTGGTGCTCGTTAAGGGGGACAGAGGAATGTGGGGAAGTGGGCAGGGCTCTGGGaagagagcaggagcagggagtgaGGCAGGTTTCCTGCTGAGGCAATAGGGGAGCCTGTGATTGAATTCACTTGGCATCTTCCCCTCAGCTTAACACCTCTCCGAGGAGGGCATGGGACTAAAAGTCTATGACCCCCTGAAGCCACAGGGAACGGCGAGCCCAGGTTGAATTGGCTTCACTTTAATAACCAATTTCTTCCCGATTCCAGCTCCTTTGGGCATTTCCAAGCGAAGGCAAATGGCGTGGCCTCAGGATCCCCAGCGGGCTTGGCCGGGAGCGAGGCCTTGCGACGAGGTCTGTGTCTGACCAGGCTCTCCGTTACGAAGGTACGCAGCACCCCATGCCTCCCTTAATAGCGGGTAACCAGCATCCCTTACCCCGGGGGTGGGGCATCATGAGTAGAGCTGGACAGGAAAGGTGTTGCCCATGCACAAGTGTTTTCAAGAGTTCCGAAATTTTTTCCAGTCCTGAACTGGAACAAAAAGTCGAAATCTCAAAGCTTTTCACCAAGCAGTGATTTGGATTGGGTCAGGCCAAACGTTTTGTGTCCcatttgacatttaaaaaaaaaaaaatcagtgtcttTGTTTACTGTCAGTTAATTAaaactttgaaacaaaaagttgttttgaccCAGAAAAAGAAACTTTTCACTTTGCAAATGTCAAACAGgagcattatatatatatttaaaaatatatatgttgacaatttggaaactttttttttcgaTTAGGAGATTTGTTGTCACAAGCTCTTTCTATGAACCGTTTCTGTTTTGTCAGAGGGCCGGATCCTGGGCTTGCACTTTCCACAGCTCGAGAAAGGGGGACACAACAGTTGTTTTAAACAGCCTGTTCATTCCCCCAGTCCTGGACCATCCTAGTGTCAGACTGGTATCTCAGTATAAAGTAGAGAAGCCTTAGGTCTGCTCTAAGTTACACTTAGCTGCTCACATCTATGAGGGGCTCTTGCAGCAGTCAGGGACTGCCAAGGTGCAGGGGTGCGCTGGTCACACACCCTTAGTCCCAGTCCTATGGATCAGAAGGGGAGCAGAGGGTGAGAATAACCCAGGAATCTCTCTCTCACATGGGATCCCGAGGGACCTGGGGAAGCCAATTTTCCAGCTTCCTAGATCATCATGGGACTTGTGTAAGGTTTGTATCCGCTCTGTTCAACTGAATCTTTTCTGTCTGCACTGAAGTTCCCTGTGAATATATGATACAGTCTCAAGGgcaacaaaataaacaaatgctTGAGATTGTAAGACAAGAAAATGCATATGTACCTGCTAAGGCCTTTCCCTTGACCCTTGCAGCTGGGCCACCTGGAAGAACTATAGCCTTCCACTGTTTTAGGTGTGAATGATCTCAGAGAAATGCAGAACTGTCAGGTCTTGGCAGCTAAATAGAGGAGGGACTGGTTTGCAGCTATTTGCAATTCTTAAACTTGCATATATATTATGTAAATaatataatttaataataataccttTATATAGCTGTTTTTTCCTGAAGTATCCCAAAGCATTTGCTGAACTTAATGAACTGAACACAGGGAATGAGTTCATATCCCAGTGAAATACAGTCACCTCTAGGGTGAAATACAGCTGTTCCCCATCTTCCTACCCTACACCAAAATCTAGGATAGGAAAAGTTAATATTGGAAATTGCAAGTGGATATTCAAGAAGGTCAGACGTAATACAAGCCCTGCAGATGGTTAGCACCCCTATCTATGTAAAGAGTACCATGGTTGGGACCTCTGGCTACAAATGGTCAGGACCTCTCAGATTTATGCCTTGTGTGAAGGAGGCACCCCTAGCAGCTTACAGCTCCAGTATAAGGATTCTGGTTCAGTCCTGACTCAGCATGAAGGGAGCCACCTACTGGGTCTGCTTCTCCATGGATTTGCACCTTGTGCAGTGATTTGCTCCTGTGCAAAGGAGCTGTAAAATGTTTCCACTGGAGTGAGTGAAGAATTCGGATTTGctagcattttatacccactttgcacagccGCATATGACTCGCAAGGTGCAAAATGGGTGAGTCCACTGTGCAGCATTTCCAGGCAAAGAAAGTAAAGATTAAACCATAGTAAATCACACAGTGTCACTTCTGTAATAACACACACGGAGAAAAGCCACATTTACCAGTGGAATAtcagaagaaagggaaaatgaaggAAAAAGGGAAGGTAGAGGAGGAAATGCAAGAAAAGAGAGGGAGGTGGCATGGTCTAATGGACTGGGGACTGAACTGCCATTCTtgttgccccctccctcctgggatTCATTGCATCACTTGGGACAGCAGTGAAACCTCCTTGTCCCTCCAGTGCATAGCCAGGAGCAGGACCTGCCTCTATTTCAGTAGCGATAATCGGGCCTGAGCCAAAATTCCAAGATCCAAGCATACCTGAACTTTTCAGAACTTTAGATCATGGTCCAGTTTCTAGTAAGGAcctaaaagcactttacaaacattcactAATTCAGCCTTCCAGCCACTCTCCTGCATTGTGAAGTAGCTCAGTATTATCATCCCTATTTTATatatggggaaaccaaggcactgaAGATCTCACAGCAAGAGCGCGGCAGAATTGGGAACagaacgcaggagtcctggctcccaattcCCTTCTCTACCCATTGTACAGTGCCTATGATAAACACAAGATCGGGGTCTGTATAGGCCCGTTTGCCCAAAGAGCCCAGAGCCTTGGGTGCTgaccagttttgaaaatctggctctgtgtAAAATTTAACCCGGAAAGTCTCCCTAGAAACCAGTGCAAAACTAATCAAGGCACCACAACCATTTTACAGACTAGTCCATTTGTGCTTCAAACCACAAATCCTCCATGGAACAACTAATGGAAAGGGAGCCAATGCACTCAACCAGCAGCCCGGTCATCTGGGTGCATAACAATAGGAGCAGCTTAGAACCAGAAGCGTATGTCACATACCTCTGGTAAGTAAGGTGAGGTGGCCGGAGATATGGTGACTCCAGATGTTGCCGTTTGGACTCTTACCGCCCTGGTGAGACAGCTCTAAGAAACGCAGGGAGCTGCTTTGGCTCACGTCCCTCCCTGGGTTATTGAACCGATGCTGCAGGTGGTGTGGGATGGCACATAGACAGAAAAGCTGTTCTGATGGGAATGATGCTTGTTTGGTCCCACAGCTGAACCACCTGGTGACGGAGCAGCTGGTGAAGTGCGGCGTCCCAGCGGTGGGCATTTCGGTAAGGGGCATCCTGTATTTGCCTTCTCTGCTCTCTTAAGGGCTCACCCTCTCTGCGGAAAGGGATTAGTGCAATACCTGgtgcagtgggagcaggagaTATGAGAGAGGGAAAGAACAACTTCCAGCTTTTTATACATCCTATTGGCTCAGCTAGTGGAAGGGGTCCTTTTGGCTCAGCAGGTAGAGCTGCTGGCTGTGAACTGTAAGGATCCTGATTTGAATCCCAGGAAGGGCAGCATGAAGGACATACTTAGACTGTGAGTCTGGCCACCGGATAGAAGACTCTGAGAACTGGTTAATTCTTCTGTGGTGTCTGGCCACCTGGCTGTCAGACACAACACAGAGAATCCAGAGGTTAACAGGTGTAACGTGGCCTTAGAATGAAGCTGTGGATTCTGCATGTTGAATGCCTGCAAGGTTTCTgactggggtgaggaggaggggagaagctCACAGCTGGGGGATGCTGTTAGATCATGACAGGGATCAACATAAGACATTGGCCAACATGGTGTCTGTCTTGCAGCCCTTTGGAGCATGGAAGACAGCAGGCAAGAAAGTCAGCCAGGCTGGCATTTCTGCCATAAGGGACGCCTTGGATGCTGGCTACATCCCGGTCGTGCATGGAGACTGTGCTCTGGACTCTGAACAGCACTGCTGTATCTTGTCTGGGGATGCTATCATCGAGGTAAGATGTCCAGCCTTCCCCAGGTGTGGGagtggaagtggtggaatctctcacTGTCATTCACGGATCGTTACTGTTGGGCTTTGTCTTTGGAAGGTGACCTCTCTACCAGTAGGGCTGAATGCTGGTGATACCATCCCTTCCTCCTCTGCTCTCAGCTCAGAATGATCATAGACAGACCTCTGACAGGTGCAGAGAATCTCTAAAAGAGCCGATCTCCTGAGAGTCCATATGGGAATCTCCTGGGAGTGTCTTCTTATTCATGCACTCTGACTGTGGGTTGTGTACAGGGGACTGTAGCCCCAACCTGACCTTTCATGGCTTCCCCGCTTGTGTATTGGGAACAGGCCCAACCAGCACAAAAGCTCCAATATGGGCTTATTCTGAAATTTACAGTTGGGACTAGGACTGAAGGCACTTGTGATCTAACCCAGTTGTGACCACAGTTGGGTCCATTCTGTCCACCCACATGTTCAGGGGCAGGATTCAGCCTTGATCCCTTACTGTGCAATAGGGACATAGGAAGGAGGCCAGAAGCTGAGGAGAGGATTCTGAGTTATGTAACTGTATATATTCATGGAAGAGGAAGCAATGGGAGGAACACCCACAAGAAACTGGCCTTGGAACTGTTACTGAGATTCTAGGGAACCTGTTGCTTTAGATTCTCTGTTGCACAGTTTTTCATTTTGCAGGTTCTGTCCAGGGAATTCTCCCCGCAGCGAGTGGTTTTCTTGACCAATGTCAGTGGAATCTATGACCGTCCACCTGATACCCCAGGTATGGTGTAAGGCCCAAGAAGAAAAAATGGAGTCTATTCCTGTCCTTCCCCCAATATCTGTTCATGTTCTATGCTTTTTTGTTGGGTTCAGTAGGTTAACATGCTAGCTATTCACATCTGTATTTTGTCCTGGTGTGACTCACAAATCACATGAGTTTTGTATTCGCAGCGCAAGCTCTACAGGATAATTTAGAGCTTATCACATGAATATGGCAGGGTTGCTAGCGTCTACCCAAATGAATGCAAGGACTGGGATGGTGCGGGGACCTGCAGATCGGATTTGAGGGATATCAGGAGAGCTGTTTAGGGGCCCAGGACTGGAATGTCGGAGCGCTGCAGGTCTAGATTGAGGGGCAGCAGCAAAGTGGCGTGAGAGTCAAGGACAGAAGTAGCAGCAGAACTGAAGCACATGGATTAATGTGCATTGTGCAGTCTCACAAAAACAGCCTCAACTGAAACTGCCTCTAAACGGTATTGTTTGCAGTGCGATTgcagccctgttggtcccaggatattaaagagacaaggagcTTGAGGTGAgctcttttattgaaccaacttccgGTCCAATGTGTAGccatttgcacctgtgcaaagagGATGTGAAATGCTACCACTTATGTTGCATAAATGTAAATGACACACAAGTGCAAAGCAAAAAAGAATTAGGCCTGaggtatattatttatttatttatttatttatttgtattaccatagcacctaggagccccagccatggaccacGCTGGTCATAGCCAGATGACACCTGATAAAAATGATGTGCAAACCGTGGTTCcttatggagggagggatagctcagtggtttgagcgttggcctgctaaaccaagggttttGAGAtgagtccttgagggggccatttagggatctggggcaacaacaacaacaaacagtcagggacagtacttggtcctgttagtgaaggcagggaactggactcgatgacctttcaaggtccctttcagttctctgagataggtatatctccatatacgcctctaccttgatataacactgtccccaggagccaaaaaatcttactgcgttataggtgaaaccgtgttatatggaatttgctttgatccactggagtgcacagcccccctctcccccgagcATGGCTTTACCGCATTGtattcaaatttgtgttatatcgggtcgcgttatatcgaggtagaggtgtatttatattTATCTATTAATAACTATCATACATAATTCAGTGTGTGGTGCATGAATTGATATTTTAGATAGAGATGAGGTCAAGTTGCAAAATTGCAGTTGCTTTTGTGGACACCTAGAGGATGGGGGATTTGAGAATCTGAGCATTTAGTTTGGCCCATTGCAAAACTTGGATGCTGAACCAGGATCACACTCCACAGTGGTGTTTTGGATCCAGAGTTTCAAATGGCCCATCTTtaatgtgtgtgtacatgtgagtGGTATGAGCTTTGAAGTCTCTAGTGCTAGGCCCATCCGTAGCATCTGGTAGGTTCCCCATATTCTTGCATGTGCGTCTGATAGAAAAATAATCTTGACTGGGGCTTACAGAAAAGAAAGGGATACCTGGGTGTGCACACACTGCAGTTGTTTATAAGAAAGAGAGGTGTCGGAAGGATTGCCAAGTAAAGGGAGTTGTATAACCTTGCCCTTTGGGCTTTCGGGGTTAAGTAGCTGGGATGTTCCTTCAAAACTATTCCTCTAACTTACAACCTTGGATTGCCAATGCTTCTATTTTCTAAGACAGTTTTAGTGTTTTGCTGAGACCCCTCTGTATAGTCTCCTTACTGGCTATCTATCACTATATTCTATGGTAAATGTGTCTACTGTATCCCTTTGTGATCTGTCGCCTTTGATGGTTTAAATCAACATAAtctcagtgatttcaatggagctgctCCAGTTAACGGCAAGGGAAGATCTGGCCTTGTCTGCAGTTCATATCCAAGACTCTTGGAGAAGTGTcaaatggaaaattttgttttcctCTATAAAATTTAGCCTTATGAGATGGTGAGGCAGTCCCAACCTTCTTTCATATTGTGGAGATTCTCATATACTATAGGCAGGG
Coding sequences within:
- the LOC127052578 gene encoding uncharacterized protein LOC127052578, coding for MAAVGCIVKLGGSALTEKNQLETLRAESLPRAAGIVRGLCGAGAGSCIVVHGAGSFGHFQAKANGVASGSPAGLAGSEALRRGLCLTRLSVTKLNHLVTEQLVKCGVPAVGISPFGAWKTAGKKVSQAGISAIRDALDAGYIPVVHGDCALDSEQHCCILSGDAIIEVLSREFSPQRVVFLTNVSGIYDRPPDTPGARLVDSISVSPDGSMDPSVLTSALPHDTTGGISLKLRAAVNIVIQSHGAIPVLICKLDSKAAERACLTGELGVGEGTRLSLATA